One part of the Salvelinus fontinalis isolate EN_2023a chromosome 4, ASM2944872v1, whole genome shotgun sequence genome encodes these proteins:
- the LOC129854502 gene encoding uncharacterized protein LOC129854502 isoform X2, with protein MHNHAYCITFTITHNHAYCITSTIMHNHAYCITSRTRHNRAYCITSTIRHNHAYCITSRIRHNHAWCITFTITHNHAYCITSRIRHNHAYCITSRIRHNHAWCITFTITHNHAYCITSTIPHNHACYITSTIMHNHAYCITFTIAHNHACCITSTITHNRAYCITSTITHNHAYCINSRIRHNRAYCVTSRIRHNRAYCITSTIRHNHAYCITSTIRHNRAYCITSTIRHNHAYCITSTIRHNRAYCITATIRHNHAYCIASHIKHNHAWCITFTITHNHACCITFNIVHNHACCITSTIMHNHAYCITFTIAHNPACCITSTITHNHAYCITSTITHNHAYCITSTITHNRAYCITSTITHNRAYCITSRITHNRAYCITSTITHNHAYCITSRIRHNHAYCITSRIRHNRAYCVTSPIRHNHAYYAVTC; from the coding sequence ATGCATAACCATGCATACTGCATTACTTTTACTATCACGCATAACCATGCATACTGCATTACCTCTACTATCATGCATAACCATGCATACTGCATTACTTCTCGTACCAGGCATAACCGTGCATACTGCATTACTTCTACTATCAGGCATAACCATGCATACTGCATTACCTCTCGTATCAGGCATAACCATGCATGGTGCATTACCTTTACTATCACGCATAACCATGCATACTGCATTACCTCTCGTATCAGGCATAACCATGCATACTGCATTACCTCTCGTATCAGGCATAACCATGCATGGTGCATTACCTTTACTATCACGCATAACCATGCATACTGCATTACCTCTACTATCCCACATAACCATGCATGCTACATTACATCTACTATCATGCATAACCATGCATACTGCATTACCTTTACTATCGCGCATAACCATGCATGCTGCATTACATCTACTATCACACATAACCGTGCATACTGCATTACCTCTACTATCACACATAACCATGCATACTGCATTAACTCTCGTATCAGGCATAACCGTGCATACTGTGTTACCTCTCGTATCAGGCATAACCGTGCATACTGCATTACCTCTACTATCAGGCATAACCATGCATACTGCATTACCTCTACTATAAGGCATAACCGTGCATACTGCATTACCTCTACTATCAGGCATAACCATGCATACTGCATTACCTCTACTATCAGGCATAACCGTGCATACTGCATTACCGCTACTATCAGGCATAACCATGCATACTGCATTGCCTCTCATATCAAGCATAACCATGCATGGTGCATTACCTTTACTATCACACATAACCATGCATGCTGCATTACCTTTAATATCGTGCATAACCATGCATGTTGCATTACCTCTACTATCATGCATAACCATGCATACTGCATTACCTTTACTATCGCGCATAACCCTGCATGCTGCATTACATCTACTATCACACATAACCATGCATACTGCATTACCTCTACTATCACGCATAACCATGCATACTGCATTACCTCTACTATCACACATAACCGTGCATACTGCATTACCTCTACTATCACACATAACCGTGCATACTGCATTACCTCTCGTATCACACATAACCGTGCATACTGCATTACCTCTACTATTACACATAACCATGCATACTGCATTACCTCTCGTATCAGACATAACCATGCATACTGCATTACCTCTCGTATCAGACATAACCGTGCATACTGCGTTACCTCTCCTATCAGACATAACCATGCATACTACGCTGTGACATGTTAG
- the LOC129854502 gene encoding uncharacterized protein LOC129854502 isoform X1, producing the protein MYTALPLLSRITMHTALPLLSCITMHTALPLVSGITMHTALPLLSHITMHTALPLLSRITMHTALPLLSHITMHTALPLLSCITMHTALLLLSCITMHTALPLLSHITMHTALPLLSCITMHTALLLVSGITVHTALLLLSGITMHTALPLVSGITMHGALPLLSRITMHTALLLLSGITMHTALPLVSGITMHGALPLLSRITMHTELPLLSHITMHATLHLLSCITMHTALLLLSRITMHTALPLLSCITMHTALLLVPGITVHTALLLLSGITMHTALPLVSGITMHGALPLLSRITMHTALPLVSGITMHTALPLVSGITMHGALPLLSRITMHTALPLLSHITMHATLHLLSCITMHTALPLLSRITMHAALHLLSHITVHTALPLLSHITMHTALTLVSGITVHTVLPLVSGITVHTALPLLSGITMHTALPLL; encoded by the coding sequence ATGTATACTGCATTACCTCTACTATCACGCATAACCATGCATACTGCATTACCTCTACTATCATGCATAACCATGCATACTGCATTACCTCTCGTATCAGGCATAACCATGCATACTGCATTACCTCTACTATCCCACATAACCATGCATACTGCATTACCTCTACTATCACGCATAACCATGCATACTGCATTACCTCTACTATCCCACATAACCATGCATACTGCATTACCTCTACTATCATGCATAACCATGCATACTGCATTACTTCTACTATCATGCATAACCATGCATACTGCATTACCTCTACTATCACACATAACCATGCATACTGCATTACCTCTACTATCATGCATAACCATGCATACTGCATTACTTCTCGTATCAGGCATAACCGTGCATACTGCATTACTTCTACTATCAGGCATAACCATGCATACTGCATTACCTCTCGTATCAGGCATAACCATGCATGGTGCATTACCTTTACTATCACGCATAACCATGCATACTGCATTACTTCTACTATCAGGCATAACCATGCATACTGCATTACCTCTCGTATCAGGCATAACCATGCATGGTGCATTACCTTTACTATCACGCATAACCATGCATACTGAATTACCTCTACTATCCCACATAACCATGCATGCTACATTACATCTACTATCATGCATAACCATGCATACTGCATTACTTTTACTATCACGCATAACCATGCATACTGCATTACCTCTACTATCATGCATAACCATGCATACTGCATTACTTCTCGTACCAGGCATAACCGTGCATACTGCATTACTTCTACTATCAGGCATAACCATGCATACTGCATTACCTCTCGTATCAGGCATAACCATGCATGGTGCATTACCTTTACTATCACGCATAACCATGCATACTGCATTACCTCTCGTATCAGGCATAACCATGCATACTGCATTACCTCTCGTATCAGGCATAACCATGCATGGTGCATTACCTTTACTATCACGCATAACCATGCATACTGCATTACCTCTACTATCCCACATAACCATGCATGCTACATTACATCTACTATCATGCATAACCATGCATACTGCATTACCTTTACTATCGCGCATAACCATGCATGCTGCATTACATCTACTATCACACATAACCGTGCATACTGCATTACCTCTACTATCACACATAACCATGCATACTGCATTAACTCTCGTATCAGGCATAACCGTGCATACTGTGTTACCTCTCGTATCAGGCATAACCGTGCATACTGCATTACCTCTACTATCAGGCATAACCATGCATACTGCATTACCTCTACTATAA